One Kallotenue papyrolyticum genomic window carries:
- a CDS encoding ABC transporter substrate-binding protein produces MTLNAYFETGFELPFRLTDEFTKQYPHVTWDIKQDQFTNLINATPRLLSGDNPPDLIRLPTLVSFAKEGLLKNLDGYAEAFGWNSWPVPQLNQARVAVDGTRGSGSLYAMGLNYSLTGVYYNKELAARIGMTQPPKTLAEFENVLAKAKAAGLLPIMQWGSAKSGMGLAFPLQALMASIGPIEPINDWIFQKEGATIDTPSNLEAARHLEQWIRNGYFPPDINAIEYTDSNARFVKGEGVFTFNGDWENANYDKHMPGKIGFFLMPPATADKPPAAMSAPLTFGIAAQAKHADCAAFFLNWVATDPTARQINVSVGGSNPGGPADAAMPSVAKGSITSETLAAGAVINEAGTAMDFIANATSAIFAQGWTPELQKMVGGRQDAAGLLKAVQAEYLRELSRE; encoded by the coding sequence GTGACACTCAATGCCTACTTTGAGACGGGCTTCGAGCTGCCGTTTCGGCTTACCGACGAATTTACCAAGCAATACCCACATGTCACTTGGGACATCAAGCAGGATCAGTTCACCAATCTGATCAACGCGACACCTCGTCTGCTCTCCGGTGATAATCCTCCAGATTTGATTCGGTTACCAACCCTGGTTTCGTTTGCCAAAGAAGGCTTGTTGAAGAACTTGGACGGCTATGCCGAAGCCTTTGGCTGGAACTCCTGGCCAGTTCCGCAACTTAATCAAGCACGCGTAGCTGTTGATGGTACGCGTGGTTCGGGCTCGCTCTATGCCATGGGGCTCAACTATAGCCTGACCGGTGTTTACTATAACAAGGAGCTCGCGGCGCGTATTGGTATGACTCAGCCACCTAAAACGCTGGCTGAGTTCGAGAATGTCCTGGCCAAGGCCAAGGCTGCTGGGCTGCTGCCGATTATGCAATGGGGGAGCGCCAAAAGCGGTATGGGCCTTGCGTTTCCACTCCAAGCGCTGATGGCCTCGATTGGTCCGATCGAGCCAATCAACGACTGGATCTTCCAGAAGGAGGGAGCGACCATCGATACGCCTTCAAACCTGGAAGCTGCTCGGCACCTCGAACAATGGATCCGCAACGGCTACTTTCCACCTGACATCAACGCTATCGAGTACACCGACTCTAATGCGCGGTTTGTCAAGGGTGAGGGTGTCTTCACCTTTAATGGCGATTGGGAGAATGCCAACTATGATAAACACATGCCCGGCAAGATCGGATTTTTCCTGATGCCACCCGCGACCGCTGACAAGCCTCCGGCAGCCATGTCGGCGCCGCTCACCTTCGGGATCGCGGCTCAGGCCAAACATGCCGACTGTGCCGCTTTCTTCTTGAACTGGGTTGCGACCGATCCGACGGCGCGCCAGATCAATGTCTCCGTTGGTGGATCGAATCCAGGAGGGCCAGCAGATGCTGCAATGCCGAGTGTAGCTAAGGGCTCAATCACTAGCGAGACTCTCGCCGCTGGAGCCGTTATTAACGAGGCAGGCACGGCGATGGATTTTATTGCCAATGCAACGAGCGCGATCTTTGCTCAGGGTTGGACGCCTGAGCTTCAAAAGATGGTTGGCGGACGACAGGATGCTGCAGGGCTGCTGAAAGCGGTTCAGGCAGAGTATTTGCGTGAACTTTCACGCGAATAA
- a CDS encoding LacI family DNA-binding transcriptional regulator, with protein MKVTIYDVSRRAGVGIATVSRVLNTPDKVAPETRRRVLAAIEELGFVPKVEARTRARKLLGRIGVLTPFLTSASFVDLLNGIRAHLTGQAYELVIYDATTTAQRDAVLMNAVLPAMIDGLIVLHFPLNDEAVRRLQAHRLPVVQLTDPEADHVEAFSSIVVEQVSSIGRLAADYLLAQGHRRLAFVGDRGAPEFLRDTASMKLDGFRQRLAEAGIPLPDAYVGRDHFGMPYAREQARRLLNLPDPPTAIFAASDTEAIGVLSAAREAGLAVPGDLAVMGCDNIEVAEFLGLTTIDTQLKKRGQLAVEVLLSRIGKEPQPPQRIDIPVSIIQRTTA; from the coding sequence GTGAAGGTAACGATTTACGACGTGTCGCGACGTGCTGGTGTAGGAATTGCAACGGTTTCTCGCGTGCTTAACACCCCCGACAAGGTTGCGCCAGAGACGCGTCGTCGTGTGCTCGCCGCTATTGAAGAGTTGGGCTTTGTGCCGAAGGTCGAGGCAAGAACGCGTGCTCGCAAACTCTTGGGCCGCATTGGTGTTCTGACCCCCTTTCTTACATCAGCATCCTTCGTCGATCTGCTCAATGGCATTCGCGCGCATCTCACTGGTCAAGCGTATGAGCTAGTCATCTATGATGCTACAACGACAGCTCAGCGTGATGCCGTGCTTATGAATGCTGTCTTGCCAGCCATGATTGACGGCTTAATCGTGCTGCACTTTCCACTCAATGATGAAGCTGTACGGCGCCTACAAGCCCATCGTCTTCCGGTGGTGCAGCTCACCGATCCCGAAGCCGATCATGTTGAGGCTTTCAGTAGTATTGTCGTGGAGCAGGTCTCGTCGATTGGCCGCCTAGCTGCTGACTACCTTTTAGCACAAGGGCACCGACGTCTTGCCTTTGTTGGGGATCGTGGTGCTCCGGAGTTTCTACGCGATACAGCTAGTATGAAACTTGACGGCTTTCGGCAGCGTTTAGCTGAGGCCGGTATACCCTTGCCGGATGCGTATGTCGGTCGTGACCACTTTGGCATGCCCTATGCTCGTGAGCAAGCGCGACGACTTCTCAACCTACCCGATCCGCCAACCGCGATCTTCGCTGCTAGTGATACAGAAGCGATCGGTGTTCTCAGCGCGGCGCGAGAGGCTGGGCTCGCTGTTCCTGGCGACCTAGCTGTCATGGGGTGTGACAACATCGAAGTTGCCGAGTTTCTTGGTTTGACAACTATCGATACCCAGCTCAAAAAGCGTGGGCAACTCGCTGTGGAAGTGCTGCTTTCTCGGATTGGCAAGGAACCACAACCTCCACAACGGATCGATATCCCGGTGAGCATCATACAACGCACGACAGCCTGA
- a CDS encoding sugar-binding transcriptional regulator, producing the protein MADNRDELLAYVATQYYLHDKSQQDIADQLDISRSNISRMLKEARERGIVEIVIRHPLQRVVGLEQQLIELFGLQEAGVVLSDPADPKRTLGRAAELAARILEQRLEDGQILGISWGTAVHATANAFAPRRHYDVEVVQLMGGVGPTEPMIDGPALAQRFAQRLSHRYRYLHAPLVVDTPEVAQALLAQRNNAETLEVARRAQIALVGIGALDPAVSSLLRAGYLSRAEFDAIRERGVVGDVCARHFDVYGQPIVPELDRRIISISWEDLTAIPTVIGVACGEPKAFAILGALRSGLLDVLVTDSLTAESLLRLATTG; encoded by the coding sequence ATGGCCGATAACCGTGATGAACTCCTCGCCTATGTCGCTACGCAGTACTACCTGCATGACAAGAGCCAGCAAGATATTGCCGATCAACTAGATATCTCGCGCTCGAACATCTCGCGCATGCTCAAAGAGGCACGCGAGCGAGGCATCGTCGAAATCGTCATTCGGCACCCCTTGCAGCGTGTTGTTGGACTCGAACAGCAGCTCATCGAACTGTTCGGTCTTCAGGAGGCCGGCGTTGTGTTGAGCGATCCTGCCGATCCCAAGCGGACGTTAGGGCGCGCGGCAGAGCTGGCCGCACGCATCCTGGAACAACGGCTTGAAGATGGGCAGATCCTTGGCATCTCCTGGGGTACGGCAGTGCACGCCACCGCAAACGCATTTGCTCCCCGGCGCCACTATGATGTCGAGGTGGTGCAGTTGATGGGCGGAGTAGGTCCTACCGAACCGATGATCGATGGGCCGGCGTTGGCCCAGCGCTTTGCCCAACGCCTCAGCCACCGCTATCGCTACCTGCATGCGCCACTCGTGGTTGATACACCCGAAGTGGCGCAGGCCCTGCTTGCCCAACGCAACAATGCTGAAACGCTGGAAGTTGCCCGACGGGCACAGATCGCCCTGGTTGGCATCGGCGCGCTCGACCCGGCCGTGTCAAGCCTGCTGCGCGCCGGCTACCTGTCGCGCGCGGAGTTTGATGCTATTCGCGAACGTGGCGTCGTCGGTGATGTTTGTGCCCGCCACTTTGACGTGTATGGACAGCCGATTGTGCCCGAGCTCGATCGACGTATCATCAGCATCTCCTGGGAGGACTTGACGGCTATTCCAACCGTCATTGGCGTTGCCTGTGGTGAACCGAAAGCCTTCGCGATCCTGGGAGCGCTGCGCAGTGGTCTGCTTGATGTGCTGGTAACCGACTCACTCACCGCCGAGAGCCTGCTGCGTCTGGCGACAACCGGATAA
- a CDS encoding transcriptional regulator GutM has protein sequence MEYLFLVVAVAWSLQLLGSYWQLQRFHRRLAELRRLGRCAVGMSGNRWRGRTYGVLCLNPHNQVVHAAVFDGLTVFAHLRPLPQLEGMHLDAIVTSATPPAGVRGAQWQALQHAAQFFTTRSNAPDLRSS, from the coding sequence ATGGAATACCTGTTCCTGGTTGTCGCGGTTGCCTGGTCGCTACAGCTGCTTGGCTCTTACTGGCAACTCCAACGCTTTCATCGGCGGCTCGCTGAACTCCGACGTTTGGGCCGCTGCGCTGTCGGCATGAGCGGCAATCGCTGGCGTGGGCGCACGTATGGCGTGCTCTGCCTCAACCCACACAACCAGGTTGTTCATGCGGCGGTGTTTGATGGGCTAACCGTCTTTGCGCATCTACGCCCACTGCCACAACTGGAGGGCATGCACCTCGACGCCATCGTTACGTCAGCAACTCCTCCTGCCGGCGTACGTGGCGCCCAATGGCAAGCATTGCAACATGCTGCCCAGTTCTTCACAACCCGGTCAAACGCTCCCGACTTGCGTTCGTCCTGA
- the srlA gene encoding PTS glucitol/sorbitol transporter subunit IIC gives MNNLAWSFVLLANALQQQVERTFREAPLEWLGTHFIGMFQQGGQTFVSLVTGIIPTLIVLLTGVNALIRLIGPERIDRVGEWAARPGLIYYPVRYILLPFLAVFFLTNPMAYTMGRFLPERFKPAFYDAAVSFVHPPLGLFPHVNPGELFVWLGIAAGIQALGLPLVPLAIRYLLVGLVVIFIRGIVTERITAILMARRAAQQVEVSAEGSEVAA, from the coding sequence ATGAACAACCTGGCATGGTCTTTCGTGCTGTTGGCGAATGCGTTGCAACAGCAAGTTGAACGCACCTTCCGAGAGGCGCCGTTGGAGTGGCTCGGCACGCACTTCATCGGCATGTTTCAGCAAGGCGGCCAGACCTTTGTCTCGCTGGTGACCGGTATCATCCCCACGCTGATTGTGCTGCTGACCGGGGTGAACGCCCTGATTAGGCTGATCGGTCCGGAACGCATCGACCGTGTCGGCGAATGGGCAGCACGACCTGGCCTGATCTACTACCCGGTCCGGTACATCCTGCTGCCTTTCCTGGCGGTTTTCTTCCTCACCAATCCGATGGCCTACACCATGGGCCGCTTTCTGCCGGAGCGCTTCAAGCCGGCCTTCTACGACGCAGCGGTATCGTTTGTGCACCCACCTCTGGGATTGTTCCCGCACGTCAACCCCGGCGAGTTGTTCGTCTGGCTCGGCATCGCCGCCGGCATCCAAGCGCTGGGTCTGCCGCTCGTGCCGCTGGCGATTCGCTATCTCTTGGTCGGACTGGTGGTGATCTTTATTCGCGGCATTGTGACGGAGCGCATCACCGCTATTCTGATGGCGCGGCGCGCTGCGCAGCAGGTCGAAGTGAGCGCTGAAGGATCGGAGGTAGCGGCATGA
- a CDS encoding PTS glucitol/sorbitol transporter subunit IIA, which yields MNIAQASPIYELTVTAIGPLVAEFTEAGIWVLFHESVPEELAEFAILHRAAPPRAPLAPGHTLQIEQDQYRITAVGAVANHNLRELGHLVLKANGATEAELPGDVCVEARPLPQPRIGMRLWVWANGEEVGDGAVRAVDRA from the coding sequence ATGAATATAGCGCAGGCATCGCCGATCTATGAGCTGACGGTCACGGCGATCGGGCCACTCGTCGCCGAGTTCACCGAGGCGGGGATCTGGGTCTTGTTCCACGAGAGTGTGCCTGAAGAGCTGGCCGAGTTCGCGATCCTGCACCGGGCCGCGCCGCCACGCGCTCCGCTCGCGCCGGGACACACGCTGCAGATCGAGCAGGACCAGTACCGCATCACCGCGGTGGGAGCGGTCGCCAACCACAACCTGCGCGAGCTCGGTCATCTTGTGCTCAAAGCCAACGGCGCGACCGAGGCAGAACTGCCCGGCGATGTCTGCGTTGAGGCGCGGCCCCTGCCCCAACCCAGGATCGGTATGCGACTGTGGGTGTGGGCCAACGGCGAGGAGGTGGGCGATGGGGCTGTACGAGCAGTTGATCGAGCGTGA
- a CDS encoding NAD(P)H-dependent oxidoreductase, with protein MGLYEQLIERERSGNPVAIGLVGAGQMGSGLVSQVALMRGMRVMAIADLALDRARHAFTAAGVADDQIVEVSAPDIADEVLRSGRRIITRQAQLLPHLAGLEAIVEATGVPDIGAQIAWATILGRKHIVLLNVEADVTVGPLLKRMADAAGVVYTGAAGDEPAATLELWNFARTLGLEVICAGKGKNNPLDRSATPETVAARAHEVGASPKMLCSFVDGTKTMVEMAALANATGLTIEKRGLHGPEASVADLPRIFSLRSQGGILEQTGVVDYAIGVAPGVFVVFTSKQPVVIDELRYLQMGDGPNWVLYRPYHLTSLETPLSVARAVLQHEATIAPTCGLVAEVITVAKRALRAGEQIDGIGGHTVYGLVDRAEVARCERLLPLGLAQGAILKRDVAKGETIRYDDVVLDESQTIVQLRRLQDRLLAA; from the coding sequence ATGGGGCTGTACGAGCAGTTGATCGAGCGTGAGCGCAGCGGCAACCCGGTCGCCATCGGCCTCGTTGGCGCGGGCCAGATGGGAAGTGGTCTGGTCAGCCAAGTGGCGCTCATGCGTGGGATGCGCGTCATGGCCATCGCCGACCTCGCGCTGGATCGCGCGCGCCACGCGTTCACCGCGGCTGGCGTCGCAGACGATCAGATCGTTGAGGTGAGCGCGCCAGACATCGCCGATGAGGTCCTGCGCAGCGGTCGGCGCATCATCACCCGCCAGGCGCAGCTCCTGCCTCACCTCGCCGGACTGGAAGCGATCGTTGAGGCCACCGGTGTTCCTGACATCGGCGCCCAGATCGCCTGGGCCACGATTCTAGGACGCAAGCATATCGTCCTGCTCAATGTCGAAGCCGATGTCACGGTTGGCCCACTGCTCAAGCGCATGGCCGATGCTGCCGGTGTGGTCTATACCGGCGCCGCCGGCGATGAGCCGGCAGCAACATTGGAGCTCTGGAACTTCGCGCGCACGCTGGGCCTCGAGGTGATCTGCGCCGGCAAAGGCAAGAATAACCCGCTCGACCGATCGGCCACACCCGAAACGGTTGCCGCGCGGGCGCATGAGGTTGGCGCCTCGCCCAAAATGCTCTGTTCCTTTGTCGATGGCACCAAAACGATGGTGGAGATGGCTGCCCTGGCCAACGCGACTGGCCTAACCATCGAGAAGCGCGGGCTGCATGGGCCGGAGGCATCGGTCGCCGATCTGCCGCGCATCTTTAGCCTGCGCTCCCAGGGCGGCATCCTGGAGCAAACCGGCGTGGTGGACTACGCGATCGGCGTCGCGCCCGGCGTTTTCGTGGTCTTCACCTCGAAACAGCCAGTCGTGATCGATGAATTGCGTTACCTGCAGATGGGCGACGGTCCCAACTGGGTTCTGTACCGACCCTACCACCTGACCAGCCTGGAAACACCGTTATCGGTCGCCCGCGCCGTGCTGCAGCATGAGGCGACCATCGCGCCAACCTGTGGTCTGGTTGCCGAAGTCATTACCGTGGCCAAACGGGCGTTGCGGGCCGGCGAGCAGATCGACGGCATCGGCGGCCATACCGTCTATGGGCTCGTCGATCGCGCCGAGGTCGCGCGATGCGAGCGTCTGCTCCCGCTGGGTCTGGCGCAGGGCGCGATCCTCAAACGCGATGTCGCCAAGGGCGAAACCATACGCTACGACGATGTTGTGCTCGACGAGTCACAAACGATTGTGCAGCTCCGCCGCTTGCAGGACCGGCTGCTCGCTGCATAA
- a CDS encoding PTS sugar transporter subunit IIA has translation MGETSTDLTRWLAPQGARAQLTCGSWQAAVTAAIKPLVAIGAVDEPYLAAVLERERTFPTGLPTEPYGVALPHASGPLRRAALSLISLREPVVFGQMGAPDEQVAVRLVIGLAVEPRQQVATLDRLIRLIQQPGFLQAVVAAPDDAALYRRWQQWTSAST, from the coding sequence ATGGGAGAGACTTCCACGGATCTGACCCGCTGGCTTGCTCCGCAAGGTGCGCGGGCACAGCTCACCTGTGGCTCCTGGCAAGCCGCCGTTACAGCAGCGATCAAACCGTTGGTGGCGATCGGCGCAGTTGATGAACCATACCTCGCGGCGGTGCTTGAACGCGAGCGCACCTTTCCAACCGGGCTGCCGACCGAACCGTACGGCGTAGCCTTGCCGCATGCAAGCGGTCCGCTGCGCCGCGCGGCACTCTCGTTGATCTCGCTACGAGAGCCGGTTGTGTTCGGTCAGATGGGAGCGCCCGACGAACAGGTAGCCGTACGGCTGGTGATCGGGCTGGCGGTGGAGCCGCGGCAGCAGGTGGCGACGCTGGACAGGCTGATCCGGCTCATCCAGCAACCGGGGTTCCTCCAGGCTGTCGTCGCTGCGCCTGATGACGCCGCGCTCTACCGGCGCTGGCAGCAATGGACCAGTGCCTCAACCTGA
- a CDS encoding PTS sugar transporter subunit IIB: MAKRFQILILCGTGIATSTVVKARIESALNAAGLSQQVDIRQGKVADVLSGSDADLIVATVQVPASVTAPAINAVPLLTGVGMQPVLDRIVAAVREGGVR; the protein is encoded by the coding sequence ATGGCCAAGCGATTTCAGATCCTGATCCTGTGCGGCACCGGCATCGCAACATCGACGGTCGTCAAAGCGCGGATCGAGAGCGCGCTGAACGCTGCCGGCCTAAGCCAGCAGGTTGACATCCGCCAGGGCAAGGTCGCTGATGTTTTGAGCGGCAGCGATGCCGACCTGATCGTCGCTACCGTGCAGGTACCTGCTTCGGTCACGGCGCCAGCGATCAACGCCGTACCTCTGCTGACCGGCGTTGGCATGCAACCCGTTCTGGATCGGATCGTCGCTGCGGTGCGGGAAGGAGGCGTACGATGA
- a CDS encoding PTS galactitol transporter subunit IIC, producing the protein MSAMLQYINQLGPSVVLPVIIFVLGLVLGLSAGRAFRAGVLIGVGFIGINLVIGLLGNSIGPAARQMVEHTGVQLTYLDVGWPSTAAIAFGASVGALAIPVGLVVNIGMLLLRLTKTLDIDLWNYWHIAFAGGIVAILTGNFALGVLGEVIAMVLILVLADWSQPWVRRYFGYDTISFPHGTSTPYFVIALGLEWIFERIPGFRQWDASPEALQRRFGVFGDSMVLGLVFGLLVGIIAGLPWTQILTLGMSVAAVMIILPRMVAILMEGLLPVADAATTFLQKRFPGRELYIGMDTALLVGAPATIAASVVLVPLTLGLAFVLPGNRTLPFIDLATIPFIVALMTPVFRGNVVRTIVGGLLAMIPTLYIATLLGDNMTIAARNVGFAFPANATQITSLVDGGNLIPFLVHLAGGTQWVGLIILLILALALAYLVQRPRMEELMERWAGVGEQPSAEPAPSAS; encoded by the coding sequence ATGAGCGCCATGCTTCAGTATATCAACCAACTCGGACCGAGCGTGGTCCTCCCGGTGATCATCTTCGTGCTCGGGCTAGTGCTGGGGCTATCCGCCGGACGCGCGTTTCGCGCCGGTGTCCTGATCGGAGTTGGTTTCATCGGCATCAATCTGGTCATCGGCCTGCTGGGCAACTCGATCGGCCCCGCGGCGCGGCAGATGGTTGAACACACCGGTGTGCAACTGACCTACCTGGATGTCGGTTGGCCCTCCACCGCCGCGATCGCGTTTGGCGCCAGCGTTGGAGCCCTGGCCATTCCCGTTGGTCTGGTCGTCAACATCGGTATGTTGCTGCTGCGCCTGACCAAAACGCTGGATATCGATCTGTGGAATTACTGGCACATCGCCTTTGCCGGCGGCATCGTTGCGATTTTGACCGGCAATTTCGCCCTGGGCGTGCTGGGCGAAGTGATCGCGATGGTGCTGATCCTGGTCCTGGCCGACTGGAGTCAGCCCTGGGTACGGCGCTACTTCGGCTACGACACCATCTCGTTCCCGCACGGCACATCGACACCCTACTTCGTGATCGCCCTTGGGCTGGAATGGATCTTCGAGCGCATCCCCGGCTTTCGGCAGTGGGATGCTTCACCGGAAGCGCTGCAACGCCGCTTCGGTGTCTTCGGCGATTCGATGGTGCTGGGCCTCGTCTTCGGCCTCCTGGTCGGCATCATCGCCGGCCTGCCCTGGACCCAGATCCTGACGCTCGGCATGTCCGTCGCGGCGGTGATGATCATTCTACCGCGCATGGTCGCCATTCTCATGGAGGGCCTGTTGCCGGTCGCAGATGCGGCTACCACCTTCCTGCAGAAGCGCTTCCCCGGCCGTGAGCTGTACATCGGCATGGATACCGCGCTGCTGGTCGGTGCACCCGCGACGATCGCCGCCTCGGTCGTGCTGGTGCCGCTGACGCTGGGCCTGGCCTTCGTGCTGCCCGGCAACCGCACGCTGCCGTTCATCGATCTGGCAACCATCCCCTTCATCGTAGCGCTGATGACCCCCGTCTTCCGCGGCAACGTGGTCCGGACCATCGTCGGCGGGCTGCTGGCCATGATCCCGACGCTCTACATTGCCACGCTGCTGGGCGACAACATGACCATCGCCGCGCGCAACGTGGGCTTCGCATTTCCCGCCAACGCCACCCAGATCACGTCGCTGGTCGATGGCGGCAACCTGATCCCCTTCCTGGTGCACCTGGCCGGCGGCACTCAGTGGGTCGGCCTGATCATCCTGTTGATCCTGGCGCTGGCGTTGGCGTACCTGGTCCAACGGCCACGCATGGAGGAACTGATGGAGCGCTGGGCCGGCGTCGGAGAACAACCCTCAGCCGAGCCTGCGCCGAGTGCAAGCTAA
- a CDS encoding thiamine pyrophosphate-dependent dehydrogenase E1 component subunit alpha encodes MIELLRQMELIRAFEEMAEQLYVRGLIHGTMHLSIGQEACAVGAIAALEPRDFILSTHRGHGHCIAKGADVRRMMAEFMGKETGYCRGRGGSMHIADVEGGNLGANGIVAGGLPIAAGVGLSLKMQGRREICMAFFGDGAANEGAFHEALNSAAIWRLPIVFFCENNQYAMSMSVREAFPGIDISARAAAYNIPGITIDGNDLLAVYDAVSVAAQRARAGHGPTLIEAKTYRWRGHSKSDRNLYRTQEEIEQWKARDPIARFRRLLIDEGILDAGRAAELTQAVKAEIAEAVAFAEASPEPDPASMEDEVYA; translated from the coding sequence ATGATCGAGCTGCTGCGCCAGATGGAACTGATTCGCGCCTTTGAAGAGATGGCCGAACAGCTCTACGTGCGTGGCCTGATCCATGGCACAATGCACCTCTCGATCGGTCAGGAAGCTTGCGCCGTCGGTGCAATTGCGGCGCTGGAACCGCGTGATTTTATTCTGTCAACCCATCGTGGACACGGCCACTGCATCGCCAAAGGCGCGGACGTGCGGCGGATGATGGCCGAATTCATGGGCAAGGAGACCGGCTACTGCCGCGGGCGCGGCGGCTCGATGCATATCGCGGATGTCGAGGGCGGTAACCTTGGCGCTAACGGGATTGTCGCAGGTGGCCTGCCCATCGCCGCCGGCGTGGGCTTGAGCCTCAAGATGCAGGGCCGTCGCGAGATCTGCATGGCCTTCTTCGGCGATGGCGCGGCCAACGAAGGCGCGTTCCATGAGGCGCTCAACAGCGCCGCGATCTGGCGGCTCCCAATCGTCTTCTTTTGCGAAAACAACCAGTACGCCATGTCGATGTCGGTACGCGAGGCCTTTCCGGGCATCGACATCAGCGCGCGCGCCGCGGCCTACAACATTCCGGGCATCACCATCGACGGCAACGACCTGCTGGCAGTGTATGACGCGGTCAGCGTCGCCGCGCAACGGGCACGCGCCGGTCATGGACCGACGCTGATCGAGGCCAAAACCTATCGCTGGCGTGGGCATTCCAAGAGCGATCGCAACCTGTATCGCACCCAGGAGGAGATCGAGCAGTGGAAGGCGCGCGATCCGATTGCGCGCTTCCGCCGGCTGTTGATCGACGAAGGCATCCTGGACGCCGGTCGTGCCGCCGAGCTGACGCAGGCGGTCAAAGCCGAGATCGCCGAAGCGGTTGCCTTTGCCGAAGCCAGCCCGGAGCCCGATCCGGCCTCCATGGAAGACGAAGTGTATGCCTAG
- a CDS encoding alpha-ketoacid dehydrogenase subunit beta, protein MTAYVQSTPTGTPPATRELSYAEAIREALRQEMRRDPRVFLLGEDIGVYGGAFGVTGDLVHEFGKERVRDTPISEQAIAGMAIGAAITGLRPVAEIQFSDFITLSADQLVNQAAKMRFMFGGKISVPLVLRTPAGSGTGAAAQHSQSLEAWFAHIPGLKVVVPATPHDAKGLLIAAIRDPNPVIVFEHKLLYRTKGPVPEALYAEPLGQALVRRPGKHLTIIAYSVMVGRALAAAEHIAQEGIDAEVIDVRTLRPLDEATLVASVCKTGRVLIVHEAVRTGGFGGEIAARLAESEAFDFLDAPIRRLAGREVPIPYNRTLERSAVPQVEDIVAAARALAQE, encoded by the coding sequence ATGACAGCATACGTACAGAGTACCCCAACCGGCACACCACCAGCAACGCGCGAACTCAGCTATGCCGAGGCGATTCGCGAGGCGTTGCGCCAGGAGATGCGCCGCGATCCACGCGTGTTTTTGCTCGGCGAGGATATCGGCGTCTATGGCGGCGCCTTCGGCGTGACCGGTGATTTGGTCCACGAATTCGGCAAAGAACGCGTGCGCGACACGCCGATCTCGGAGCAGGCGATCGCCGGCATGGCCATCGGCGCGGCGATCACCGGATTGCGCCCCGTGGCCGAAATCCAGTTCAGCGACTTCATCACACTCTCGGCGGATCAGCTCGTCAATCAGGCCGCCAAGATGCGCTTTATGTTCGGCGGCAAAATCAGCGTGCCGCTGGTACTGCGCACCCCGGCAGGATCGGGCACCGGCGCCGCCGCACAGCATTCGCAAAGCCTGGAAGCCTGGTTCGCGCATATTCCCGGCTTGAAGGTCGTGGTCCCGGCGACCCCACACGACGCCAAAGGGCTGCTGATCGCCGCCATCCGCGATCCCAATCCGGTGATCGTCTTCGAGCACAAGCTGCTCTACCGCACCAAGGGCCCCGTGCCAGAAGCCCTGTACGCAGAGCCGCTTGGCCAGGCATTGGTACGCCGACCGGGCAAGCACCTGACGATTATCGCGTATTCCGTGATGGTCGGCCGCGCCCTCGCCGCCGCCGAGCACATTGCCCAAGAGGGCATCGATGCCGAGGTGATCGACGTACGAACGTTACGTCCACTTGACGAAGCCACGTTGGTGGCGTCGGTCTGCAAGACCGGGCGGGTTTTGATCGTCCATGAGGCAGTGCGCACCGGCGGCTTCGGTGGCGAGATCGCCGCCCGCCTGGCCGAAAGCGAAGCCTTCGACTTCCTGGATGCGCCGATCCGCCGCCTGGCGGGCCGCGAAGTGCCGATCCCCTACAACCGTACGCTGGAGCGCAGCGCGGTGCCGCAGGTCGAGGACATTGTTGCCGCAGCACGGGCCCTGGCGCAGGAGTAG